In one Erythrobacteraceae bacterium WH01K genomic region, the following are encoded:
- the rdgB gene encoding RdgB/HAM1 family non-canonical purine NTP pyrophosphatase produces MSRLGSGSLVIATHNAGKLKEISALLDPYGVKCISAGSLGLPEPAETGTTFTENALIKARASAEASGMAALADDSGLSVDALGGRPGVYTADWAERQWFEGEAGRDWFMAMGKVEGLLQAQGPDASRACAFHCVLALAWPDGEHAVYEGTAPGSLVWPPRGELGFGYDPVFVPEGLEQTFAEIDPAEKHAISHRADAFAKLVADQFG; encoded by the coding sequence ATGAGCAGGCTGGGTAGCGGTTCCCTCGTCATTGCGACGCATAATGCGGGGAAGCTGAAAGAGATATCGGCCCTGCTCGATCCCTATGGGGTGAAATGCATCTCGGCCGGTTCACTCGGCCTGCCAGAACCGGCGGAAACCGGCACGACCTTCACCGAGAACGCCCTGATCAAGGCGCGCGCCTCGGCAGAGGCGTCGGGCATGGCCGCGCTTGCCGACGACAGCGGCCTTAGCGTGGACGCGCTGGGCGGGCGTCCCGGCGTCTACACCGCCGACTGGGCGGAGCGGCAATGGTTCGAAGGCGAAGCCGGGCGCGACTGGTTCATGGCGATGGGCAAGGTCGAGGGGCTGCTGCAGGCACAGGGGCCGGACGCTTCACGCGCCTGCGCCTTCCACTGCGTCCTGGCGCTCGCCTGGCCGGACGGAGAACATGCGGTGTACGAGGGCACGGCGCCCGGATCGCTCGTGTGGCCGCCCCGGGGGGAACTGGGCTTCGGCTACGATCCGGTATTCGTACCGGAAGGGCTTGAGCAGACATTCGCAGAGATCGATCCGGCGGAAAAGCATGCGATCAGCCACCGCGCCGATGCCTTTGCGAAGCTGGTCGCCGACCAGTTCGGCTGA
- the dnaK gene encoding molecular chaperone DnaK — MSKVIGIDLGTTNSCVAVMDGGKPKVVENSEGARTTPSIVAFTKDNERLIGQPAKRQAVTNPDNTLFAIKRLIGRRFDDPLTKKDMDMVPYDIVNGKGGDAWVEAGGTEYSPSQISAFILQKMKETAESYLGEDVKQAVITVPAYFNDAQRQATKDAGQIAGLEVLRIINEPTAAALAYGMDKEDGKTIAVYDLGGGTFDVSVLEIGDGVFEVKSTNGDTFLGGEDFDNAIVEYLADEFKKKEGIDLRSDKLALQRLKESAEKAKIELSSAQQTEVNQPFITARMEDGNTTPLHLVETITRSKLEQLVGDLIKRTLEPSKKALADAGLKASEIDEVILVGGMTRMPKVREVVEEFFGKKPHTGVNPDEVVAMGAAIQAGVLQGDVKDVLLLDVTPLSLGIETLGGVFTRMIDRNTTIPTKKSQTYSTAEDNQQAVTIRVFQGEREMAADNKLLGNFDLVGIPPAPRGVPQIEVTFDIDANGIVNVSAKDKGTGKEQTIKIQASGGLNEADIDQMVQDAEKFAEEDKKRRESAEARNQADSLVHATEKQIEEHGDKIDAGLKSDVEAKIAEVKTALEGDDADAISAKSQELTEVAMKMGQQIYEQEQASASADAPAGGEAADGGKADEDVVDAEFSEVDEDAKS, encoded by the coding sequence ATGAGTAAAGTGATCGGTATCGACCTTGGCACCACCAATAGCTGCGTGGCTGTCATGGATGGCGGAAAACCCAAGGTGGTCGAGAACTCGGAAGGCGCGCGCACGACGCCCTCGATCGTCGCCTTCACCAAGGATAACGAGCGCCTGATCGGCCAGCCTGCCAAGCGCCAGGCCGTTACCAATCCGGACAACACGCTGTTCGCCATCAAGCGCCTGATCGGTCGCCGGTTCGATGATCCGCTGACCAAGAAGGACATGGACATGGTCCCGTACGACATCGTCAACGGCAAGGGTGGCGACGCCTGGGTCGAGGCCGGTGGCACGGAATACTCCCCCAGCCAGATTTCCGCCTTCATCCTGCAGAAGATGAAGGAAACCGCCGAGAGCTATCTGGGCGAAGACGTGAAGCAGGCCGTCATCACGGTGCCCGCCTACTTCAACGATGCACAGCGTCAGGCGACCAAGGATGCCGGCCAGATCGCCGGTCTCGAAGTCCTGCGTATCATCAACGAACCGACCGCAGCCGCGCTCGCGTATGGCATGGACAAGGAAGACGGCAAGACCATCGCCGTCTACGACCTTGGTGGCGGCACGTTCGACGTCTCGGTTCTTGAAATCGGTGACGGCGTGTTCGAGGTGAAGTCGACCAATGGCGACACCTTCCTCGGGGGCGAGGACTTCGACAACGCGATCGTCGAATATCTCGCGGATGAGTTCAAGAAGAAGGAAGGCATCGACCTTCGTTCGGACAAGCTCGCGCTACAGCGCCTGAAGGAATCCGCCGAGAAGGCGAAGATCGAATTGTCCAGCGCGCAGCAGACGGAAGTGAACCAGCCCTTCATCACGGCGCGCATGGAAGACGGCAACACGACGCCGCTCCACCTCGTCGAGACGATTACCCGTTCCAAGCTGGAGCAACTGGTGGGCGACCTCATCAAGCGCACGCTCGAGCCGAGCAAGAAAGCTCTGGCAGATGCCGGCCTGAAGGCGAGCGAGATCGACGAAGTCATCCTCGTCGGCGGCATGACCCGCATGCCCAAGGTGCGTGAAGTGGTCGAGGAGTTCTTCGGCAAGAAACCGCACACCGGCGTCAATCCGGACGAGGTCGTTGCCATGGGCGCAGCGATCCAGGCCGGCGTCCTGCAAGGCGACGTCAAGGACGTGCTGCTGCTCGACGTCACCCCGCTGTCGCTGGGCATCGAGACGCTTGGCGGCGTCTTCACCCGCATGATCGACCGCAACACGACGATCCCGACCAAGAAATCGCAGACCTATTCGACTGCCGAAGACAACCAGCAGGCCGTGACGATCCGCGTTTTCCAGGGTGAACGTGAAATGGCAGCCGATAACAAGCTGCTGGGCAATTTCGACCTTGTCGGCATTCCGCCGGCCCCGCGCGGCGTGCCGCAGATCGAAGTCACATTCGACATCGATGCGAACGGGATCGTCAACGTGTCCGCCAAGGACAAGGGCACCGGCAAGGAACAGACGATCAAGATCCAGGCGTCGGGCGGCCTCAACGAGGCCGACATCGACCAGATGGTTCAGGATGCCGAGAAGTTTGCCGAAGAGGACAAGAAGCGGCGTGAAAGCGCGGAAGCGCGCAACCAGGCCGACAGCCTTGTCCACGCGACGGAAAAACAGATCGAGGAACACGGCGACAAGATCGACGCCGGCCTGAAGTCCGATGTCGAGGCAAAGATTGCCGAGGTGAAGACTGCCCTGGAAGGCGACGATGCCGATGCAATCTCTGCAAAGTCGCAGGAACTGACCGAAGTCGCCATGAAGATGGGCCAGCAGATCTACGAGCAAGAGCAGGCCAGTGCGTCTGCCGATGCCCCTGCGGGCGGCGAGGCTGCCGATGGCGGCAAGGCCGATGAAGACGTCGTCGATGCGGAGTTCTCCGAAGTCGACGAAGACGCAAAGAGCTAA
- a CDS encoding CAP domain-containing protein, producing MRSIKPVLTAAALLLGAQTAMAQDAQTSAETGTPLARPVEPAAAEEQISMFAQSLLGAHNDARQKVGAPPLRWSATLQNDAARYAAVLAEKNMIEHASAEARKGAGENLWIGTTGFYSTRAMIDAFLSEERYFEPGVFPDVSTTGNWIDVGHYTQIIWKDTQEVGCAVANNSQNDVLVCRYIPSGNWRGVAIP from the coding sequence ATGCGTTCGATCAAACCGGTGCTTACCGCTGCTGCGCTGCTCCTCGGTGCCCAAACGGCAATGGCGCAGGACGCGCAGACCTCAGCCGAAACCGGCACGCCGCTGGCGCGGCCCGTCGAACCTGCCGCTGCCGAGGAGCAGATCAGCATGTTCGCTCAAAGCCTGCTGGGCGCGCATAATGACGCGCGGCAGAAAGTCGGCGCACCGCCGCTGCGCTGGAGTGCCACGTTGCAGAATGACGCCGCGCGTTATGCTGCGGTGCTGGCGGAAAAGAACATGATCGAGCATGCCAGCGCAGAAGCGCGAAAGGGCGCAGGCGAGAATTTGTGGATCGGCACGACCGGATTCTATTCGACCAGGGCGATGATCGACGCCTTCCTCAGCGAAGAGCGGTATTTCGAGCCGGGCGTCTTCCCCGACGTATCGACCACCGGCAACTGGATCGATGTCGGGCATTACACCCAGATCATCTGGAAAGACACGCAGGAGGTCGGCTGCGCCGTTGCCAACAATTCGCAGAACGACGTGCTGGTTTGCCGGTATATACCTTCGGGCAATTGGCGCGGCGTGGCGATACCCTGA
- the dnaJ gene encoding molecular chaperone DnaJ: protein MATETDLYKLLGVDRGADAATLKSAYRKLAMKHHPDRNPGDPEAEAQFKAVGAAYEVLKDPQKRAAYDQYGHAAFQQGGMGGGGHADFGDIGDIFETIFGGGFGGGRRRQARGADLRYDMQVSMEDAFDGKKTQIEIEVSQQCDICNGSGAEPGTGTRGCNLCNGYGKVRANQGFFVVERPCPNCHGRGEVLEDPCSTCRGEGRVDKPQALDVEIPPGVDTGTRIRLSGKGEAGPRGAPPGDLYIFIHVAQHDFFEREGTTLLTRVPISFTTAALGGSVDIPDLEGSTNTIDIPAGIQSGRQLRKRGAGMPVLQGRGRGDLVVEIQVETPTKLSKAQKELLKEFRETETGAECPAAQGFFDKLKGALGA from the coding sequence TTGGCAACCGAAACCGATCTCTACAAACTGCTTGGTGTCGACCGAGGAGCCGATGCCGCTACGCTGAAAAGCGCCTATCGCAAGCTGGCGATGAAGCATCATCCGGACCGCAATCCGGGCGATCCCGAAGCAGAGGCGCAGTTCAAGGCTGTCGGTGCCGCCTATGAAGTCCTGAAGGACCCGCAGAAGCGCGCGGCCTACGACCAGTACGGCCACGCCGCCTTCCAGCAGGGCGGAATGGGCGGCGGGGGCCATGCCGATTTCGGCGATATCGGGGACATCTTCGAGACCATTTTCGGCGGAGGCTTCGGTGGTGGACGCCGGCGGCAGGCGCGCGGTGCGGACCTTCGCTACGACATGCAGGTCAGCATGGAAGATGCGTTCGACGGAAAGAAGACCCAGATCGAGATCGAGGTTTCGCAACAATGCGACATCTGCAACGGCTCCGGCGCGGAACCAGGTACTGGGACGCGTGGATGCAATCTGTGCAATGGCTACGGCAAGGTCCGCGCAAACCAAGGCTTCTTCGTCGTCGAGCGGCCCTGTCCCAATTGCCATGGACGCGGTGAAGTTCTCGAAGATCCGTGCAGCACCTGCCGAGGCGAAGGGCGGGTCGACAAGCCGCAAGCGCTCGATGTCGAAATTCCCCCGGGCGTCGATACAGGCACGAGGATCCGCCTGTCGGGCAAGGGCGAAGCGGGTCCGCGCGGCGCGCCTCCCGGCGACCTGTATATCTTCATCCACGTCGCCCAGCACGATTTCTTCGAGCGCGAAGGCACGACTTTGCTGACCCGCGTTCCGATCAGTTTCACTACCGCGGCGCTCGGCGGATCGGTCGACATTCCCGATCTCGAGGGCTCGACGAACACGATCGACATTCCCGCCGGGATTCAATCGGGCCGTCAGCTGCGCAAGCGGGGGGCGGGCATGCCGGTCCTCCAAGGCAGGGGGCGCGGCGATCTCGTCGTCGAAATCCAGGTCGAGACTCCGACGAAGCTGAGCAAGGCGCAGAAGGAACTGCTGAAGGAATTTCGCGAAACGGAAACAGGCGCGGAATGTCCGGCAGCGCAGGGCTTCTTCGACAAGCTGAAAGGTGCGCTCGGTGCATAA
- the grpE gene encoding nucleotide exchange factor GrpE: protein MMDDTNKTDEPKVDAEIEKEMEGVPEHLRDDGADEPENASDGEEGESLSDAIEALRNELAEAKQEVLYARADTQNVRRRMEKDVTDARTYAATGFARDILSVADNLARAVDSIPEALREDDKFKGLVAGIEATRRELDKVLGQHGVTRVAATGLPLDPNVHQAMMEVPTADAEPGTIVQEMQSGYMIKDRLLRPAMVGVAKKPD from the coding sequence ATGATGGATGATACGAACAAGACGGACGAACCCAAGGTCGACGCCGAGATCGAGAAAGAGATGGAAGGTGTGCCGGAGCATCTTCGGGACGATGGCGCAGACGAACCTGAAAACGCATCCGATGGCGAAGAAGGCGAGAGCCTGAGCGACGCGATCGAGGCGCTTCGCAATGAGCTGGCTGAGGCGAAGCAGGAAGTTCTCTACGCGCGCGCCGACACGCAGAATGTCCGCCGCCGGATGGAAAAGGATGTCACCGATGCGCGGACCTATGCCGCGACCGGTTTTGCACGCGACATCCTGTCCGTTGCCGACAATCTCGCCCGCGCCGTCGATTCCATCCCCGAAGCGCTGCGTGAAGATGACAAGTTCAAGGGGCTGGTGGCCGGGATCGAGGCAACGCGCCGCGAACTGGACAAGGTCCTGGGCCAGCACGGCGTAACCCGCGTCGCTGCAACGGGGCTGCCGCTCGACCCCAATGTCCACCAGGCGATGATGGAAGTCCCCACGGCGGATGCAGAGCCGGGCACGATCGTGCAGGAAATGCAGTCCGGTTACATGATCAAGGATCGGCTGCTCAGGCCCGCGATGGTCGGTGTCGCGAAAAAGCCGGACTGA
- a CDS encoding tyrosine recombinase XerC, with amino-acid sequence MSDQSVLERWEQHLAVDLRRSPHTVRAYGTAARRLAEAMGLTTFDTVASLDAGAVRRHLAMRRSEGLSNASAARELSAIKAFIRFAKAETGAAETDAPRLRGPRIKKGLPRPVTPDEAIGLAERIESDASEGWVGARDRAVVLLLYGAGLRVAEALSLSAEVLPLGETLRVTGKGRKQRVVPILPQVRDAVDAYARACPFTLEDDEPLFRGVKGGRLSQGMVQKATARARRSLGLPETATPHAMRHSFATHLLGEGADLRSLQELLGHASLGSTQIYTKVDASKMLEAYRGAHPRERDED; translated from the coding sequence ATGAGCGATCAATCGGTGCTGGAACGCTGGGAACAGCATCTCGCCGTCGATCTGCGGCGATCGCCCCACACTGTCAGGGCCTATGGAACGGCGGCCCGCAGGCTGGCCGAAGCAATGGGACTGACAACGTTCGACACGGTTGCGAGCCTCGATGCAGGTGCTGTGCGGCGCCATCTTGCCATGCGGCGCAGCGAGGGGTTGTCCAATGCCTCTGCCGCACGGGAACTTTCCGCGATCAAGGCCTTCATCCGCTTCGCCAAGGCCGAAACCGGCGCGGCGGAAACGGACGCCCCCCGGCTCAGGGGACCGCGGATCAAGAAAGGCCTGCCCCGCCCCGTCACGCCCGATGAAGCAATCGGACTTGCGGAGAGGATCGAGAGCGACGCATCCGAAGGATGGGTCGGCGCGCGAGACCGGGCGGTCGTACTTCTGCTCTACGGAGCGGGACTGCGCGTGGCAGAGGCGCTTTCCCTGTCGGCAGAGGTCCTCCCGCTCGGCGAGACGCTGCGTGTCACCGGCAAGGGCAGGAAGCAGCGGGTGGTGCCTATCCTGCCGCAAGTGCGCGATGCCGTCGATGCCTATGCGCGGGCATGTCCGTTCACGCTGGAGGACGACGAACCCCTTTTTCGCGGAGTAAAAGGCGGGCGCTTGTCGCAGGGAATGGTGCAAAAGGCGACGGCCCGGGCGCGTCGTTCGCTCGGACTGCCGGAAACCGCAACGCCGCACGCGATGCGGCACAGTTTCGCGACGCACCTCCTTGGCGAAGGAGCGGATTTGCGAAGCCTTCAGGAACTGCTGGGCCATGCCAGTCTCGGCTCGACCCAGATATACACAAAGGTCGATGCGTCGAAGATGCTGGAGGCGTATCGCGGCGCCCATCCGCGTGAACGCGACGAAGACTGA
- a CDS encoding copper chaperone PCu(A)C — MKKWALALALGVAGTAVSGCGETAEAPAGDVEAVPGLTVENARLVLPPVSGNPAAIYMDVSYSGERSTTLRAVSVEKSENAELHETSEWNGGMVMGEMGPLLLNDGDEVSFEPGGRHIMVFGLEDDVAEGQSLEVTLTVVGGDKTSFEAEVVAAGADR, encoded by the coding sequence GTGAAAAAATGGGCATTGGCGCTGGCGCTTGGTGTGGCAGGTACGGCTGTATCGGGCTGCGGGGAAACGGCAGAGGCACCGGCAGGCGATGTCGAGGCCGTACCCGGCCTGACGGTCGAGAATGCCCGCCTGGTGCTCCCGCCGGTGAGCGGCAACCCGGCCGCGATCTACATGGACGTGAGCTATTCCGGCGAACGCTCCACCACCCTGCGCGCGGTATCGGTCGAGAAGTCGGAAAACGCGGAACTGCACGAGACGTCGGAATGGAACGGCGGGATGGTGATGGGCGAAATGGGCCCCCTCTTGCTGAATGACGGTGACGAGGTATCGTTCGAGCCGGGCGGCCGGCACATCATGGTGTTCGGCCTGGAGGACGATGTCGCCGAGGGGCAATCGCTCGAAGTGACGCTGACCGTGGTGGGCGGGGACAAGACCTCTTTCGAGGCGGAAGTCGTCGCTGCCGGAGCAGACCGCTAG
- a CDS encoding vgr related protein yields the protein MHGPDLETDADHAAADFCPVGGERRLTDGETALARSIFGNAIDYRKVTIRRRKWAFFQPRNVTMAPRGHLHFHPRGESYCEDFAAAPWQRQGLFIHEMTHVWQTQSKGDWYLPLHRHPWCRYDYALKPGRSLEQYGIEQQAEIVKHAFLLRRGIKLAGVADAKAYDLLVRFPGINKT from the coding sequence GTGCACGGCCCCGACCTGGAAACCGATGCCGACCATGCGGCGGCGGATTTTTGTCCTGTCGGCGGCGAACGGCGCCTGACCGACGGGGAAACCGCCCTTGCCCGGTCGATTTTCGGCAATGCGATCGATTACCGCAAAGTCACCATTCGCCGCCGCAAATGGGCTTTCTTTCAGCCGCGGAACGTGACGATGGCCCCGCGCGGGCATCTTCATTTTCACCCCAGGGGCGAAAGCTATTGCGAGGACTTCGCCGCCGCACCGTGGCAGCGGCAGGGACTATTCATCCACGAAATGACCCATGTCTGGCAGACCCAGTCGAAAGGCGATTGGTATCTGCCCCTGCACCGGCATCCATGGTGCCGATACGATTACGCCCTGAAACCGGGTCGCTCGCTGGAGCAGTACGGGATCGAGCAGCAGGCCGAAATCGTCAAACACGCTTTCTTGCTGAGGCGCGGGATAAAGCTTGCCGGGGTTGCCGACGCGAAGGCCTACGACCTCCTCGTCCGCTTCCCCGGCATCAACAAGACCTGA
- the hemW gene encoding radical SAM family heme chaperone HemW, producing the protein MARALYIHWPFCLKKCPYCDFNSHVRAEVDHVLWQDALLADMRHEADAAAGEPLESIFFGGGTPSLMPPRLVAALLTEAERLWGFAPGMEITLEANPTSFEADKFADLAHAGVNRVSLGIQSLEREALSFLGREHSVEEALSALDHAQELFGRVSFDLIYARPGQGMDAWADELRRAIAFGTSHLSLYQLTIEPGTRFATDVRTGSFEPMDGDDAATLFTVTQEMTAGAGLPAYEISNHAAPGQESRHNLTYWRYRDYCGIGPGAHGRRGGRATQRHKKPENWLSAIESQGHGIAEEQALDRREQASEALLMGLRLREGIDLAALGIRTGFATGELIVPDKAALYTDLGLLWRDGDRLGVTQAGMPLLDGLLGELVPGDLVGA; encoded by the coding sequence ATGGCCCGAGCCTTATACATCCATTGGCCCTTTTGCCTGAAGAAATGTCCTTACTGCGACTTCAACAGTCATGTCAGGGCCGAGGTGGACCATGTTCTCTGGCAGGATGCCTTGCTGGCCGATATGCGCCACGAGGCCGATGCGGCTGCCGGCGAGCCGCTGGAATCGATCTTTTTCGGTGGAGGCACGCCCTCCCTGATGCCACCGCGCCTCGTCGCCGCCTTGCTGACAGAGGCGGAGCGTCTCTGGGGTTTTGCGCCGGGCATGGAAATTACGCTGGAAGCGAATCCGACGAGCTTTGAAGCGGACAAGTTCGCCGACCTCGCACACGCCGGGGTCAACCGCGTATCGCTTGGTATCCAGTCCCTCGAGCGGGAAGCGCTAAGCTTTCTTGGGCGTGAGCACTCCGTCGAAGAAGCGCTGTCCGCGCTGGACCATGCGCAGGAGCTTTTCGGCCGCGTCAGCTTCGACCTCATTTACGCTCGGCCAGGACAGGGCATGGACGCATGGGCCGACGAACTGCGCCGCGCGATCGCGTTCGGCACATCCCATCTCTCCCTTTATCAATTGACGATCGAGCCCGGCACCCGGTTTGCGACTGATGTGAGGACCGGCTCGTTCGAACCGATGGACGGCGACGACGCGGCAACGCTCTTTACCGTGACACAGGAGATGACGGCGGGTGCCGGGCTACCGGCCTATGAAATCAGCAACCATGCGGCCCCTGGACAGGAAAGCCGGCACAACCTGACCTATTGGCGATACCGCGACTATTGCGGCATCGGACCGGGTGCGCATGGCCGGCGCGGGGGTCGCGCTACGCAGCGGCACAAGAAGCCGGAGAACTGGCTGTCTGCCATTGAGAGCCAAGGGCACGGCATAGCGGAAGAACAAGCGCTCGATCGGCGGGAACAGGCGTCGGAAGCCTTGCTGATGGGCCTGAGGCTGCGCGAGGGGATCGACCTTGCTGCGCTGGGCATTCGGACTGGGTTCGCGACTGGCGAGCTCATCGTGCCCGACAAGGCCGCGCTATACACGGACCTTGGCCTGCTGTGGCGGGACGGCGACCGCCTTGGCGTGACACAGGCGGGGATGCCCCTGCTCGACGGTCTCCTCGGCGAATTGGTGCCGGGCGACCTCGTCGGCGCATGA
- the hrcA gene encoding heat-inducible transcriptional repressor HrcA, with product MASPPLLELTDRARLVFQLVVEGYLDSGQPVGSKTLAREGGLDLSPASIRSVLAELEQVGLLAAPHTSAGRMPTETGLRIFVDGMMQVAEPTREERLAIEQRLEASGPIEKALEATSAMLSDISGAAGMVLVPRRDPRLSQVTIVPLDKGRALAVLVGEDGQIENRVMDVGNTPASVLEQVGNYISSHLAGRTLPEASDAIRQELASGRTALDEASRDLVERGIAVWSEDASHRPVLIVRGQANLLDEAAMEDLERVRSLLDDLESKHSVAGLLESARDADATRIFIGSENRLFALSGSSVIASPYRDREGKVVGVLGVIGPTRLNYARVVPMVDFTARSLGKLIG from the coding sequence ATGGCTTCTCCACCGCTTCTCGAACTGACGGACCGCGCACGGCTGGTTTTCCAGCTCGTGGTCGAAGGGTATCTCGATAGCGGCCAACCCGTCGGGTCGAAGACATTGGCGCGGGAAGGGGGGCTCGACCTCTCGCCTGCCTCGATCCGGTCCGTGTTGGCGGAACTGGAGCAGGTCGGCCTGCTCGCGGCCCCTCACACCAGTGCGGGCCGGATGCCGACCGAGACGGGCCTGCGCATTTTTGTCGACGGCATGATGCAGGTTGCAGAACCGACGCGCGAGGAACGCCTGGCGATAGAGCAGCGACTGGAGGCGTCCGGTCCCATCGAGAAAGCGCTGGAGGCAACCAGCGCCATGCTGTCCGATATCAGCGGCGCAGCCGGAATGGTCCTGGTGCCGCGCCGCGACCCCCGCCTTTCGCAGGTTACGATCGTCCCGCTCGACAAGGGCCGTGCGCTCGCCGTGCTGGTCGGGGAGGACGGCCAGATCGAGAACCGCGTGATGGACGTCGGCAATACGCCGGCCAGCGTGCTGGAACAGGTCGGCAATTACATATCGTCGCACCTTGCGGGCCGGACGCTTCCCGAGGCGAGCGATGCAATCCGGCAGGAGCTCGCAAGTGGCCGCACGGCTCTCGACGAGGCGAGCCGCGACCTGGTCGAACGCGGGATCGCGGTCTGGAGCGAAGATGCCTCTCACCGACCCGTGCTCATCGTGCGTGGACAGGCCAACCTGCTGGATGAAGCCGCGATGGAGGACCTGGAAAGGGTGCGCTCCCTGCTCGACGATCTGGAAAGCAAGCACTCGGTCGCAGGGCTACTCGAGAGCGCACGGGACGCGGACGCGACGCGCATTTTCATCGGCAGCGAAAACCGCCTGTTCGCCCTGAGTGGCTCTTCCGTCATCGCCTCTCCGTATCGCGATCGCGAAGGGAAGGTCGTAGGCGTACTGGGCGTGATCGGGCCGACGCGGTTGAATTACGCACGGGTCGTGCCCATGGTGGATTTCACAGCCCGATCGCTGGGCAAACTCATCGGATAA
- the rph gene encoding ribonuclease PH codes for MRPSGRAPDEMRAITIETGYTKHAEGSCLISFGETKVLCTASVEERIPPWLRGKGEGWVTGEYSMLPRATHTRGSREAARGKQSGRTQEIQRLIGRSLRAVVDLKKLGERQITLDCDVIQADGGTRTASISGAWVALRLAVNGLMEQKLISEDPITAKVAAVSCGIYQGTPVLDLDYPEDSNADADANFVLIEGGKIAEAQATAEGAPYDEEAFLRLLRLAQMGCADIFKAQDQAVG; via the coding sequence ATGCGACCTTCTGGCCGCGCGCCCGATGAAATGCGCGCTATCACGATCGAGACCGGCTACACCAAGCACGCGGAGGGATCGTGCCTGATCTCCTTCGGTGAGACGAAGGTCCTCTGCACGGCGTCTGTCGAAGAACGCATCCCGCCGTGGCTGCGCGGCAAGGGCGAAGGCTGGGTCACCGGCGAATATTCGATGCTTCCCCGCGCCACGCATACCCGCGGCAGCCGCGAAGCTGCCCGCGGGAAGCAGTCCGGTCGGACGCAGGAAATCCAGCGCCTGATCGGGCGATCCCTTCGCGCTGTGGTCGACCTGAAAAAGCTTGGCGAGCGGCAGATTACCCTCGATTGCGACGTAATCCAGGCCGATGGCGGGACGCGTACCGCCTCGATCAGCGGCGCATGGGTCGCCCTGCGCCTCGCGGTCAACGGCCTCATGGAGCAGAAACTGATTTCCGAGGACCCGATTACCGCGAAAGTCGCGGCGGTTTCCTGCGGAATCTATCAGGGTACGCCGGTTCTCGATCTCGACTATCCGGAGGACAGCAATGCCGACGCCGATGCCAACTTCGTCCTGATCGAAGGTGGCAAGATTGCGGAAGCGCAGGCAACGGCCGAAGGTGCGCCTTACGACGAGGAAGCGTTCCTGCGTCTCCTTCGTCTTGCCCAGATGGGCTGTGCGGACATTTTCAAGGCGCAGGATCAGGCTGTCGGCTGA
- a CDS encoding glycine zipper domain-containing protein, translating into MNKKMMLAPIAMVSALSLSACAENYAAEGGLAGAAAGAGIAAITGGDIATYALAGAAAGGLAGYFVDKNDRCDGYNNDRYLDDDCFGTRGYPADPRY; encoded by the coding sequence ATGAACAAGAAGATGATGCTCGCGCCGATTGCCATGGTCAGCGCCCTTTCACTGAGCGCTTGCGCCGAGAACTATGCAGCCGAAGGCGGCCTTGCGGGCGCCGCTGCAGGTGCGGGGATCGCTGCCATCACGGGCGGCGATATCGCGACCTATGCGCTTGCAGGCGCTGCCGCTGGCGGACTTGCCGGCTATTTCGTCGACAAGAACGACCGGTGCGACGGTTACAACAACGACCGCTACCTGGACGACGATTGCTTCGGCACGCGGGGCTATCCCGCCGATCCGCGCTACTGA